One Globicephala melas chromosome 6, mGloMel1.2, whole genome shotgun sequence genomic window carries:
- the LOC132597538 gene encoding R3H and coiled-coil domain-containing protein 1-like, with the protein MKVRGADSRARRLLGTLRAAAATRWAPAVLPPVTLALLCLDGVFLSSAENDFVHRIQEELDRFLLQKQLSKVLLFPPLSSRLRYLIHRTAENFDLLSSFSVGEGWRRRTVICHVDIRLPGSDGLSGPCRPPASHPSKYRGPRSTSSQGAAAGPRGARAGRWHRGRKPDQALYVPRALRRREEWAPLPAPGLQEDAPAGGLPEEPDDIRAGDPTSDQELPVLATQAAEVRKGRSKSENESLPDPVATESPGPEDHSGTGDRSESDTQPGPGLQPDLEDGSGSELERSLAAEKEEDEVEEEGPGSCSEEDDYSELLQEITDNLTEKEIQVEKIHMDTSSFAEELPGEKDFAHVVEIYDFEPALKTEDLLAAFSEFQDKGFKIQWVDDTHALGVFPCLVSAAEALTRDFSTLKIRPLTQGTKQSKLKALQRPKLLRLAKERPQTNTAVARRLVARALGLQHRKKERPAVEPSPTLRP; encoded by the exons ATGAAG GTCCGCGGCGCGGACTCCAGGGCGCGCAGGCTTCTGGGGACCCTCAGAGCTGCGGCGGCGACGCGCTGGGCGCCTGCG GTTCTCCCACCTGTCACCCTGGCCCTTCTCTGCTTGGACGGCGTCTTCCTCTCCTCAGCCGAGAATGACTTCGTGCACCGCATCCAGGAGGAGCTGGACCGCTTCCTGCTGCAGAAGCAGCTGTCAAA GGTCCTTCTCTTCCCCCCACTCTCCAGTCGCCTCCGGTACTTGATCCACAGGACAGCAGAGAATTTTGATCTTTTGAGCAGCTTCTCTGTtggggagggctggaggaggaggacggTCATCTGTCACGTGGACATCAG GTTACCCGGTTCAGATGGGCTCTCTGGCCCCTGCCGCCCTCCTGCTTCCCACCCTAGCAAGTACCGAGGTCCGAGGTCCACCTCAAGCCAGGGAGCGGCTGCTGGTCCCCGAGGAGCGCGGGCCGGCCGGTGGCATCGTGGACGCAAGCCAGACCAGGCTTTGTATGTGCCCCGGGCGCTGCGCAGGCGAGAAGAATGGGCGCCCCTCCCGGCCCCAGGGCTTCAGGAAGATGCTCCAGCTGGCGGGCTCCCAGAAGAGCCCGATGATATCCGTGCCGGGGACCCCACCTCCGATCAGGAACTTCCTGTGTTGGCGACTCAGGCAGCAGAGGTCCGAAAAGGCCGTAGCAAAAGTGAGAATGAGTCACTGCCAGACCCAGTGGCCACTGAGTCCCCAGGGCCAGAGGATCACTCAGGGACGGGAGACAGGTCGGAGTCGGACACACAGCCTGGGCCCGGTCTGCAGCCAGACTTGGAAGACGGGAGTGGGAGTGAGCTGGAGAGGAGCCTGGcggcagagaaggaagaggacgAGGTGGAAGAGGAGGGGCCGGGCAGCTGCTCCGAGGAGGACGATTACAGTGAGCTGCTGCAGGAG ATAACGGACAACCTGACCGAGAAGGAGATTCAAGTAGAGAAGATCCACATGGACACGTCCTCCTTCGCAGAGGAGCTGCCTGGAGAGAAGGATTTTGCCCACGTGGTGGAGATCTATGACTTTGAGCCGGCGCTCAAGACCGAGGACCTGCTGGCAGCCTTTTCCGAGTTCCA AGACAAGGGGTTCAAGATCCAGTGGGTGGACGACACACACGCGCTCGGGGTCTTTCCCTGCCTGGTTTCAG ctgctgaggccctgaccagggatttcTCCACGCTCAAGATCCGGCCCCTGACGCAGGGAACCAAGCAGTCCAAGCTGAAGGCCCTGCAGAGGCCAA AGCTTCTGCGTCTGGCAAAGGAGAGACCACAGACAAACACAGCCGTGGCCCGGAGGCTGGTGGCCCGGgccctggggctccaacacagaaAGAAAGAGCGGCCCGCCGTGGAGCCTTCCCCGACCCTGAGGCCCTGA